In Periplaneta americana isolate PAMFEO1 chromosome 8, P.americana_PAMFEO1_priV1, whole genome shotgun sequence, the sequence GCCTAACTTGATGAGTTCTTGAAGAATTTCCACGTGTCCTCCAATTGCGGCATAGTGGAGTGTTGTGAATTCATCACGACTCGAAACGGCACTATAGTTAGCGCCAGCCATGATTAGAGCCTTGAAAATTTGTAAGTTACCTTTGTCTGCCGCTGCAAAAAGTGGCGTATGGCCATAATTTGAGAAAGTGTTAGGGTTAGCGCCTGCTTTAATAAGAGTTTGAACAATTAGGTAGTTTTGTATACGCACTGCTGTGTGGAGGGGTGTATATCTAAAACGGTCAACTGTATTAACTGCGGCGCCAGCCTTGATAAGTTCATTAATTGTTGACAGATGTCCATTTTCTGTCGCAAAGTGGAGTGGAGTCATGAGAGTTCTATTCTCTGAAATATCAGTATTTGCACCTGCGTCAATAAGGGTCTTAATAATTGATGTGTATCCTAAACGTGCAGCATAGTGCAGCGGTGTGTTACCAGAGTTATCAACAGCCATAATGCTTGCGTTCTCAGCAATGAGTTTCTTGACTAGAGACAGATAGCCGCCTTTCACTGCCATGTGTAACAGTGACCGTCCTCTATCGTTTTTGGAATTAACGCTCGCTCCCCATTTAAGAAAAGCTTCAATTACGGGTATGGATCCTGCGTAAACTGCTTCAAATATCGGTGTTTCTTGATTAGTTTTGGTTTTTAAAGGATCTGCACCAAGTGACACTAGAAATTCCACTAAAGCAAGGGATCCTGACCGTGCAGCGTAGAACAAAGCTGTCAGTCCAGAATGGCCTTCGGATAATGGATCCTCACCCAGGCTTATGAAAAATTTGACGAGCTGAACAGATCCTGATCTTGCTGCGTGGAATATAGGCGTCGCGCCGTCGGAATCCTTAAGATTTAGTTTCGCACCCCACGTTATGAACGCCTTGACAAGTGGTAATGATCCTGACTGTGCCGCATACATGAAGGGAGTTCGTGATTTAGAGTCTTTTACTTCCATGTTTACACCTGTTGCAAGCGTCATTTGTACAATCGGAACTGAACCTGACTGTGCTGCGCAGTGAAGAGGTGTTAACCATTCCTTATTATTGAATGGCATTGGTATAGCCGATACTGGATTAATACGTTCTAAAATGGCGGATGCGTTCGCACCTGCATTGAGAAGAAATTGTGTCACATCTAAGTGTCCCTCTCTAGAAGCAATGCAAAGAGGTGATTTGTGAGTTTGTAATTCTCCATCCAATGCCGTTCCCAGCAACATTAACATGGCCACATCTGCGATGTCTCCTCTCCTGGCCGCTTCTGACAGAAGTCTGGCTCTCTCAGTAGAATTGAGCGCTGAAAATTCCTGCGAACAATAATAGGCTACTTGAATCAATATCATATTTATTGGAAAGTCATGAAATGGTTAATTTTAATCGCTACTGCATGCAATTCATGAATACACTTATATTTTTGTGATAGCTTACTCAGGTTTTTAAATTAAAGGACCGAATTTCATTTTGCAAAGTCTGTTGTCAAGAAATATTAGTGCTTGTTTAATCGGTTGTGTTATGAGATCTAGCATGTTGTTATACTGGATACAGCAGAGCGTACGGTTCATTCCACGTGCGATTGGATAACGAAGAACCTCCCTAAGAAGTATATATGTTATGGATGTAGGAGATAGTTTATTGTGTAAAGTCTGATCTCATTTAAATCAATTAGCTTTCCTGTTTGAATGCATTACATTTATCGTAGTTCCGTACAAATCGCCGGTTTCAAAGGACATGAAAGCCAaacgactttttttttgttctaaatAAACATTGTAATGagaacataattaaaaacaagagaaatagaaataaaataatacaatcaatataaaaaaggagatagagtagtattaacaaaatttgagaccgaatgagcagcgctcttgttcggtcgcagttcagaaataatattaatagggCTATaagagaatatgaaataaaatataattggaaataaaattaaaattacagttacagaaagtttataatgcaatattaatgtaagagaaatatagaaaatataatatatatatatatatatatatatatatatatatatatatatatatatacaaaatgtaATAGACATTCCAACAAAAGTACACATTATATATCTATGAGTACGATTTGCATAGCTATGCATGGaccgaattttttttattgataattCAGTGGGCATAAGTAGGTATATCGACAGTCAATAGACTTTCCCACGGGAAacagttatataaaatatgaattctTTCTTCTCCCTCTCTCTGAAGAAATTGCatctattttaattttcatgtagCATAAAGAAGTTCACCAGCAAAAAAATAATGTCATTGAAATGTATCACCATCGTccaaatagccaccggcgtggctcagtcggttaaggcgctttcctgccgatctgaagttatgctcgggcgcgggtttgatgcccgcttgggctgattacctggtttgattatttccgaggtttttccccaaccgttacGTGAATGCCAgctaatttatggcgaatcctcagcttcATCTATCCAAATACCATTTCCCTTTGTCCAATCTCATCGaatctaaataacctcgtagttgatacggtGTCGTTAAAGAACCAACTAAAAAGTCTAAATCCTGGGCCGTATGATGGTGAGCGGGTGGTAAACCTGATATGCCGTTCTGCTAACAGAGAAGAAACAATATTCCACACGTCACGTTTACAGAAGCCATCTTGCTCCAAATGCTGtgtactttaaaataatattaattaaaatttatttatcatttacaggttattctaatattaaaatgtatttcttatGGCAACGCGAAATTGTCTCGTTTAACTAAACattttacgattcatgagacctaaccaaAACATGTTACGTTTCTTGAAAACTAATTGAAAAACATAACTTGTCTTTTTTCAGCAAATGAAATAATTAGTACGACCGCCGAAAACCGAACGACACTTTAAAATATACGTTGTTGATTTAAAAATGTTCACTTcatctttattaatatgaatattttaaaatatttctacattCAAACATCAGATAACACTCGTCTGTAGATCCTGAGTTTGTTTCCTGAACGGTGGAAACTTCTTCAGAATGAAATGATGCTGTCAACATAAGAGTTACAGAGTAACTGCCAATTGTACAGTTTATGAGTATGAAATTCGGATAAAGGTTCGAAAAAGAAAGTTCATCGTAACAAGTAGATTCAGAGGCATATGGTGGATGACAGAATTGGAAGACGGTGAGTATTGTTGGATTGATAACGAAAAATGGGAGCAACCCAACTAAACTCACAGGAACGTCTCCTCCGTGCATCTCAAAATGCATCATGACAATGCCTGGGTTGAGACAGACAAAGCTGTGTAGGATAGAAAGAAGCCGTTTGTGGTAAGCAAAGACTTTCTTGTCGTGCTGTCAAGGATATGGAATTGTCCAGTACTCGTGATCTGATGTAGGGCGTGTTTTGTCACCTGTATTTTGTCGATGTCTTATATTTGATACGTAAACGACGTAAGATGGATACTCACTGCACATTGGTCGAATTTGTTCACATTCTGTTGATCAGCATCCTTGATGACGACGTTACACCCGGAGTATTCCCATGTAACTTCACCGGAGTAAGGAGCTGTACACGACACTTCAGGTTCTTGGATATTGGAAATACAATCGGAGGCGGAATCCATTCGTACGTGAAGTTCAGGAACAACTGCAGTCACACAAATATTGCACTAAAAAATGTGTGTTCATTGTGAAGGAGATTAAAgacgtaatatttatttattttggcgaaGTTAGAGtcagcaggccttctcttccacttagccagaaacaaaagaacctGATACAATATGCTGAGGTAGTGGACCAGGAACTCACCTTGAACGATCACAGTCCAGTTACACTTGTCGTTACTCCAGACATCGAATCCTTTAAGAAAGTATGTTCCCGACTGGAAACGGGTGATCTTCCAAATTTCCAGTTGAACTTTAGTGTCTTCTCTAGTTATGGTTGCCTGCTGATTGAAATTGCCGATCTTTGTGTTCCCAGGCCCAAAAAACCATATGTTGTTTTCTTCAGACTCTATATAGGCTTCCAAA encodes:
- the LOC138704614 gene encoding ankyrin-1-like, encoding MFVVGHIIILCGCFIADNSLVVNPVTPDVVRIKEGNTLTLEAYIESEENNIWFFGPGNTKIGNFNQQATITREDNKVQLEIWRITRFQSGPYFLKGFDIWSNDKCNWTVIVQVVPELHVRMDSASDCISNIQEPEVTCTAPYSGEVTWEYSGCNVVIKDADQRDVNKFDQCGEFSEFNSTQRARLLSEAARKGDIADVAMLMLLGTPSDGELQTHKSPLCIASREGHLDVTQFLLNADNGLVLNPVTPDVVRIKEGTTLILEAYIESEENNIWFFGPGNTKIGNFNQQATITREDTKVQLEIWKITRFQSGTYFLKGFDVWSNDKCNWTVIVQVVPELHVRMDSASDCISNIQEPEVSCTAPYSGEVTWEYSGCNVVIKDADQQNVNKFDQCAEFSALNSTERARLLSEAARRGDIADVAMLMLLGTALDGELQTHKSPLCIASREGHLDVTQFLLNAGANASAILERINPVSAIPMPFNNKEWLTPLHCAAQSGSVPIVQMTLATGVNMEVKDSKSRTPFMYAAQSGSLPLVKAFITWGAKLNLKDSDGATPIFHAARSGSVQLVKFFISLGEDPLSEGHSGLTALFYAARSGSLALVEFLVSLGADPLKTKTNQETPIFEAVYAGSIPVIEAFLKWGASVNSKNDRGRSLLHMAVKGGYLSLVKKLIAENASIMAVDNSGNTPLHYAARLGYTSIIKTLIDAGANTDISENRTLMTPLHFATENGHLSTINELIKAGAAVNTVDRFRYTPLHTAVRIQNYLIVQTLIKAGANPNTFSNYGHTPLFAAADKGNLQIFKALIMAGANYSAVSSRDEFTTLHYAAIGGHVEILQELIKLGANLDVPNGIDNTPLQIAAHAGHFQMVQALIKAGANVSAVDQIGNTVLHFAALGGNLNTVHELIMLGANPDAVNDYLQTPAHAAAEGGHLEILKALINAGACYNALDVDGQ